One genomic segment of Flagellimonas marinaquae includes these proteins:
- the cydB gene encoding cytochrome d ubiquinol oxidase subunit II, with the protein METFLGLDYPTWWFLVVGGLFSGYAILDGFDFGAGAWHLFLKKENSRRIALNAVGPVWDGNEVWLVIGGGALFAGFPVMYATMFSSLYVPFMLFLVFIIFRAISIEFRGKEPMLWWRNLWDVSYSVSSIMLAFLLGVVLGNVLQGIAIGENYQYQGGVLFEFLNPYALMTGFTTLSLFMAHGAIFLLLKTEGRLFAKLTRLLKRGMIFFMVSFAVTTLYTLIYIPHLSDDFKSNPALFVIPLLTFLSIANVPRLAEKRRYKSAFLFSSLTIAFLLVLVAVELYPVLLRSSIDPQYNIDIYNAASSTKSLQIMMVIVAIGTPLVLFYTIFVYKTFWGKVKLDETSY; encoded by the coding sequence TAGGAGGTCTTTTTTCCGGCTATGCCATACTGGACGGCTTTGATTTTGGTGCCGGGGCATGGCATCTCTTTTTAAAGAAAGAGAACAGTCGCAGGATCGCTTTAAATGCCGTTGGACCGGTGTGGGATGGTAACGAAGTTTGGCTGGTGATTGGTGGTGGAGCTCTTTTTGCTGGGTTCCCTGTTATGTATGCCACCATGTTTTCGTCCCTTTACGTTCCTTTTATGCTGTTTTTGGTATTTATTATATTCCGGGCCATATCCATAGAGTTTAGGGGCAAAGAGCCGATGTTGTGGTGGCGAAATCTATGGGATGTTAGCTACAGTGTGTCCAGTATTATGCTGGCTTTTTTGTTGGGGGTTGTACTGGGCAATGTGCTACAAGGAATTGCAATAGGGGAGAATTACCAATACCAAGGGGGTGTGCTGTTCGAGTTTTTAAACCCATATGCTCTAATGACGGGATTTACCACGTTGTCACTTTTTATGGCACACGGCGCCATTTTTTTGCTCTTAAAGACCGAGGGCAGGTTGTTCGCCAAGTTAACACGCCTTTTAAAAAGAGGAATGATATTTTTTATGGTTAGTTTTGCGGTGACCACCCTTTATACCTTGATCTATATTCCCCATTTGTCGGACGATTTTAAAAGTAATCCGGCACTTTTTGTTATACCCCTGCTTACCTTTCTCAGTATTGCCAACGTACCCAGGTTGGCCGAAAAGCGCAGGTATAAATCTGCGTTTTTGTTTTCCTCGTTGACCATTGCCTTTTTATTGGTTTTGGTAGCAGTGGAACTATATCCGGTACTGTTGCGTTCTTCGATAGACCCACAATATAATATTGACATCTACAATGCAGCATCTTCAACAAAATCCTTACAGATTATGATGGTAATAGTGGCCATTGGAACTCCATTGGTGCTGTTCTATACCATTTTTGTGTACAAGACCTTTTGGGGAAAAGTAAAATTGGACGAGACCAGTTATTGA
- a CDS encoding efflux RND transporter periplasmic adaptor subunit has product MKNTTIYKSFMLTVSLGFLLIGCGSDEKQPADNTEAVPVTIGEVTIGDSSTILAGSGQIKAVNSANLSTRMMGHVESIPVKIGQKVNKGDLLISINNVDLRAKKAQVEASITEAQVAFNNAKKDYERFQNLFNESSASQKELDDVTARYEMAKARLEAANQMKNEVNSQFAYTNIRAPFNGVVTNTYIDEGDMANPGVPLVSVESPATGFEVEAKVAENSISAIEVGTKAHILVKALNTTIAGKVSELSASAQNTGGQYVMKVSLDDTDAKILSGMYATVRLEAEMESDGKTVVTVPSEALVHKGQLTGVYTLGQDNVALLRWLRLGESYGDEVEVLSGLSQGDQYIVSAEGKLYNGAKVSIQ; this is encoded by the coding sequence ATGAAAAACACTACGATATATAAAAGTTTTATGCTGACCGTCTCCTTGGGCTTTTTGCTTATAGGTTGTGGAAGTGATGAAAAACAGCCGGCTGACAACACGGAAGCAGTACCGGTAACCATCGGCGAAGTAACCATAGGCGATAGCTCTACCATATTGGCAGGAAGTGGTCAGATTAAAGCCGTGAATAGTGCCAATTTGAGCACCCGAATGATGGGCCATGTGGAATCCATCCCTGTGAAAATAGGTCAGAAGGTAAATAAAGGAGATTTGCTGATCTCTATCAACAACGTGGACCTACGCGCCAAAAAAGCACAAGTGGAGGCATCCATTACCGAAGCTCAGGTGGCATTTAACAATGCCAAGAAAGATTATGAAAGGTTCCAGAACCTTTTTAACGAAAGCAGTGCTTCACAAAAGGAGTTGGATGATGTGACTGCGCGCTACGAAATGGCAAAAGCCAGATTGGAGGCCGCAAACCAAATGAAGAACGAGGTAAACTCCCAGTTTGCTTATACCAACATCAGGGCCCCATTCAATGGCGTGGTCACCAACACCTATATTGACGAAGGCGATATGGCCAACCCAGGGGTGCCGTTGGTTTCTGTGGAATCCCCAGCAACAGGGTTTGAAGTAGAGGCCAAAGTGGCGGAGAACAGCATTTCAGCGATCGAAGTTGGAACCAAAGCCCACATTTTGGTTAAAGCATTGAATACCACAATTGCTGGAAAAGTGTCCGAGTTGAGTGCCTCGGCACAAAATACAGGCGGGCAATATGTAATGAAAGTAAGCTTGGACGATACGGATGCCAAGATTTTGTCAGGTATGTATGCAACCGTTAGGCTCGAGGCGGAAATGGAGAGCGATGGTAAAACAGTTGTTACCGTTCCGTCCGAAGCCTTGGTGCACAAAGGCCAACTAACAGGTGTTTATACGCTAGGGCAGGACAATGTAGCGCTTTTGCGTTGGTTGCGTTTGGGCGAGAGTTATGGAGATGAGGTGGAAGTATTATCTGGTTTGTCCCAAGGAGATCAGTATATCGTGTCGGCCGAAGGAAAGTTGTACAACGGAGCTAAAGTAAGTATTCAGTAA
- a CDS encoding NAD(P)/FAD-dependent oxidoreductase — translation MSKIVVLGAGIAGHVAASHLRRKLSKEHEVVVVSPNSNYQWIPSNIWVGIGRMKPKDILFPLAPLYKKKQIDYKQAKAISFHPEGDNNEPRPYVLAEYVDGDEKGTTEKVTYDYLINATGPKLNFEGTEGLSPGKNKAHSVCTYTHAQEAWIALEGLIKQMKEGKKIKILIGTGHAKSTCQGAAFEYILNVEQELRRHKVRDMAEITWISNEYHLGDFGMDGMLMSYGSNIMKSNEMVEMIFEDRGINWILGAAVNKVEDGLVHYENLDGDHKQKTYDFAMLIPAFSGHGFKAYNKEGADITDKLFRGFMIVDADYTPKPYEEWSVQDWPETYQNPSYPNIFAPGIAFAPPHSISKPRKSKNGTDITPAPPRTGMPSGITAKLVADNIIDMIKHSSNKMHHKGSMGNMGAACIASAGFGMTKGSGVSITTFPIVPDYNKYPDTQGRKLGKTFGTIGLAGHWLKLALHYAFIYKAKMKPFWWLIPE, via the coding sequence ATGTCCAAAATAGTTGTTTTGGGAGCTGGTATTGCAGGCCATGTTGCTGCCTCCCATCTTAGAAGAAAGCTCTCCAAGGAGCATGAGGTTGTGGTAGTTTCACCAAACAGTAATTATCAATGGATCCCATCCAATATTTGGGTAGGGATAGGGAGAATGAAACCAAAGGATATTCTGTTCCCATTAGCACCTCTTTACAAAAAAAAGCAAATTGATTATAAACAGGCCAAAGCGATAAGTTTTCATCCAGAAGGTGATAATAACGAACCAAGACCCTATGTTTTGGCGGAATATGTCGATGGTGATGAAAAAGGAACGACTGAAAAGGTTACCTACGATTACTTGATCAATGCCACAGGACCAAAACTCAACTTTGAAGGAACCGAAGGACTCTCACCGGGTAAGAACAAAGCACATTCCGTTTGTACCTACACCCATGCACAAGAAGCTTGGATTGCCTTGGAAGGCCTAATTAAACAAATGAAGGAAGGTAAAAAGATTAAAATATTGATTGGAACGGGCCATGCCAAATCAACCTGTCAAGGAGCTGCTTTTGAGTACATTTTAAATGTAGAACAAGAACTCAGAAGACATAAGGTCAGGGATATGGCCGAAATTACTTGGATTTCCAACGAATACCATCTTGGAGACTTTGGAATGGACGGCATGCTTATGAGCTATGGAAGCAACATTATGAAGTCGAATGAAATGGTGGAAATGATCTTTGAGGATCGTGGTATCAATTGGATTTTGGGAGCAGCCGTAAACAAGGTAGAGGACGGATTGGTCCATTACGAGAACTTGGACGGTGATCACAAACAAAAAACCTACGATTTCGCCATGCTCATACCTGCTTTTTCCGGTCATGGATTTAAAGCCTACAATAAAGAAGGGGCGGATATTACGGATAAACTTTTTAGGGGATTTATGATCGTTGATGCCGATTACACACCAAAACCGTACGAGGAATGGAGTGTTCAGGACTGGCCCGAAACCTATCAAAATCCGTCTTACCCCAATATTTTTGCGCCGGGAATTGCCTTTGCCCCGCCACACAGTATATCCAAACCAAGAAAGAGCAAGAACGGTACGGATATTACACCGGCGCCTCCCAGAACAGGTATGCCTTCGGGGATAACCGCAAAGTTGGTGGCCGATAACATTATAGATATGATCAAACACTCGAGCAATAAAATGCATCACAAAGGATCTATGGGCAATATGGGTGCCGCTTGTATTGCATCCGCAGGTTTTGGAATGACCAAGGGTAGCGGTGTGAGCATTACTACCTTTCCGATTGTTCCCGATTATAACAAATATCCCGATACACAGGGCAGAAAATTGGGCAAGACTTTTGGTACCATTGGTTTGGCAGGCCACTGGTTGAAACTGGCATTGCACTATGCCTTTATTTATAAAGCAAAAATGAAACCTTTTTGGTGGTTAATTCCTGAATAG
- a CDS encoding TolC family protein: MKRLLVLMIFFFAQGQFFAQEHVGISLEDVLIKVQESNASIKVSEYEAKMAKYDYRFSNSIFLPQISVSHTGLATTNPLMAFGSKLNQEILTQADFNPDLLNDPDQIENYATKISVEQPLINLDGFYQRKAAKTTMEAKELQAMRTRDYLNFEAQKAYGQLQLAHQAVAVLQKAFEAANANLNTAQNSYDQGLLQKADLLEVKVRVTEVSDQLKTAKSNVQNASDYLAFLMNEHGGVIYEPSEELVPVRPGGPLEGSLENRADVKAMDLVSEAYKANMKADKMTFLPRLNAFASYEMYDDEIFRADANGYIIGASLSWDVFKGSQRFSKAGKSKTNYEKAKQEYEQYVAKSSMELQRTKRMVENAESRLQTSKLAMEQSEESLRIRTNRFKEGLEKTTDLLMAEATLAEKQLAYYQTIFEYNQAQSLLTFLTKE; this comes from the coding sequence ATGAAGCGATTATTAGTATTAATGATATTCTTTTTTGCTCAGGGTCAATTTTTTGCCCAAGAGCATGTCGGAATCTCCTTGGAAGACGTCCTGATCAAGGTACAGGAGTCCAATGCCAGTATCAAGGTATCCGAATATGAGGCCAAGATGGCCAAATATGATTATCGGTTTTCCAATTCCATTTTTTTGCCGCAGATATCGGTTTCACATACTGGATTGGCGACCACAAATCCTTTAATGGCGTTTGGCTCCAAACTCAATCAAGAGATTTTGACCCAGGCCGATTTTAACCCTGATTTGTTGAACGACCCCGATCAAATTGAGAACTATGCCACAAAAATTTCAGTGGAACAACCCTTGATCAACCTGGATGGTTTCTATCAGCGTAAAGCGGCCAAGACCACCATGGAGGCCAAGGAGCTTCAAGCCATGCGGACCAGGGACTATCTCAATTTTGAAGCCCAAAAGGCCTATGGTCAATTACAACTGGCTCACCAAGCCGTAGCCGTGTTGCAAAAAGCTTTTGAAGCTGCAAATGCCAATTTGAACACGGCACAGAACAGTTATGACCAAGGGCTGCTTCAAAAAGCCGATTTGTTGGAGGTGAAAGTGAGGGTAACGGAAGTATCGGACCAATTGAAAACAGCCAAGAGCAACGTGCAAAATGCTTCGGATTACTTGGCATTTCTAATGAACGAACATGGGGGTGTTATTTATGAACCATCAGAAGAATTGGTGCCAGTCAGACCAGGAGGACCTTTAGAAGGCTCACTGGAAAATAGGGCCGATGTTAAGGCAATGGACCTAGTGTCCGAAGCTTACAAAGCCAATATGAAAGCCGATAAAATGACCTTTTTACCAAGATTGAATGCTTTCGCCAGTTATGAAATGTACGATGACGAAATATTCCGGGCCGATGCGAACGGATATATTATAGGGGCAAGTTTAAGTTGGGATGTGTTTAAAGGGTCTCAACGCTTTTCCAAAGCAGGAAAGAGCAAAACCAATTATGAAAAAGCAAAACAAGAATACGAGCAGTACGTCGCCAAAAGTTCTATGGAGCTTCAACGCACCAAGCGGATGGTCGAAAATGCCGAGAGCAGGCTTCAGACCTCAAAATTGGCTATGGAGCAATCTGAAGAATCGTTAAGGATACGTACCAATAGATTCAAGGAGGGTCTGGAAAAAACTACCGACCTACTGATGGCCGAAGCCACTTTAGCGGAAAAGCAACTGGCTTATTATCAAACCATATTTGAATACAATCAAGCACAATCCTTATTAACATTTTTAACCAAAGAATAA